The nucleotide window GTTTACAGGGAAAACTGAAAttaaaatcagggctgaaatagGGTTTGCAATCAGGGAAGATTACTTTGCAAAGAAATCATAGAAAATACTAAGTTTGTGAAGTTAACTAGCATAGGACTAGCATGACTAACAAACTAGAAGCTGTATCTAGGGCTTTGGATTCTGAACTGCTAATCTCTGAGAGCTACACGCTGCTTGAGATTTTGTCTTAAACTTGACCTGTTCCTGATAGGTTGTGCACTAGTTAAAATGATGGCTAAGATTCAtatgagaactttttttttcctggaaatttCTGGCATTGTTTTAGTTATGCTTTATGTTCATGGTCTCTTTCCTTTCAACATTGGCTCTCTAGAGAGTTAATTcttcacagtttttgttttttttgggtttttgtttgttttttaatatatatatatatatatatagctttcTCATGACGTTGAATTTCAGTATTATGTATAAAGGGTTTTCCTGGCTGGTTTTATAGAGTTGTTTGTGCTTTAAGGTTTATGATTACCATAGAGCTTTGGATTTAGCTAATCAGAGTCTTGTTTCTTCacaaaaatctttatattttttacaCCAATTAAAGGTGCTCGGCATAACTGGAAGGATTTAACATCTTTAGACTCTGATGGGAAAGTTtaaaagtttggttttttttttgttttttggggttttttgtccTTAGTCCAACAAGGTGGCAATATGCACAGACAAGTGAAATCTTGTATTCTGGTGCTTACTTCCCCTCATTTTTGATCTAAGAAATAGTTGCTCAAAAAGTACATCTGTGATATAGCTATTAGATAGGGAGACTGAATGGAGCCTTGGGAGGATCATTGTAAACCATCTGTTTAGACCCCTTTAGCCTATTAGAGTTTTAAGAGAAACCTTACTATGGCTAGTTTTCATactggaaatttttattttctacccCTTTATTCCTAGGCAAATTTCTGTTGGCCAAATTTCCCTTTTGTTTTATGCTATGTGGCAGTATATTATGTTCTTACAGGATTGAAATAGAAAGCATTTTGATTAGCTTTTTTTCTAtagtaaagatggagaaagcTACTCTCAGTATTTTTTAATCTGAGAGAGTGAGGTAAATTGCCTTGCTGAATGTGTTTGCTTGAGCATTTGATAGAGAAATCCAGGGGCTGGGTAATTGGAGTAGTCTCCCACCAGCGCAATGGATGTTAAACTGTATCTTGGTATTAAAGGCAGCTGTTCTCTTATACAATTAGAGATTAAGGAAGGTCTGAGAGGTGATACTACCTATGACCCTATGACATGTCACATCACACTATGTTTTATCATCACTCGGGTATTTTCTAGATGATTTGGGGCCTAGTTGTCTGGCCTAGTTATCTATAACTGTTTTACTTGAGGTCCCTTTTCTATGTTGTATACAAAATACGCATACTTTTATCTCCTGAgcacgggggcggggggggggtgttttaAATTGCCTCCCTTATTCTGTATTCTATCTTTATCCTTTTGAGAATGGCCACATTCTGTCAAGGGAGAGCTTTTATGGTTACTTTTATTTGTAAGTGTCTGTTTAGATTCATGTCCTTTCTTTTAGTTTTGCCTTAAAAAGTTTAGTTATGGTAAAACTTAGCTGTCTAGGAGAGTTGGTACTGTCTAcctatttagtttttatttttaatgtctttgtAGAATTTTTCTTGCATTCTATTGCTATATATGTGTTTTTCTACAATAGACACAAGCCTTTGGCTTATGAAATGGTTACCTGTTTAGCCATTTCTTTGTGCTTTTTTGAGACTTCATTTGTGTTGGTTAACTAGCGGTTCTTTGGAGTTTTGACAGAAAAGCAAGTACATGATATTTGCCTAGGCATCTTAAGGATTTTTCTTCTGGGCTCCTAGACAATGAGCTTTGGTTTTATTCTTGGTTTGAATGTGCCTTTGACAagtcatttctattttttctcatttACCTGTTGTATTCTGCCTTGGCTCTTGTCAGTTTAGTCAATAAAACTCAATCTTTGCTACCTTCTCTACTCTTGAAACTGTTTACTGCCTTCCTCTGTTCTTAGCTCCTTTTGGTTGTTCTTGAGTTCTGTTGGAGGGCCCCACagacattaaaaacaagaacCTAGTTAGTTCTACCTTCAGAGCTTGAAACTCAAGATTATCCTTACTGCTTTCGCCTTCATTCAACAAactttaatttgaaattttattagtTTTGTAGGGTATTTGTTTTCGTTGCTACTGAATTGCTAGAATAAACTTCATAGTTAAGTTCGTTCCCAGTCTTTGTAGTATCGTTTGTAGTAACAGTCTGACTTGGACACCTTTTAAGGGAGTGAAGTTAGATACTTCTTATCCCTACTCCAGAAAGGTGGAAGAACCAATTGATTCATGTCAGTTGAAGCAATGAAACCATTATACCAGGTATACTCAATTCCTGCCCTCACGTATGTTTTCTTATCTTTGGAAGAGGATTGCTCTCCTTGGCCATTTATCTCACAGAagcttatttgtttttaaaatttccaaaACAGTATACAAATTAAAACTTTTGACGTCTGCGTATAGGAATCCCGTTCTGCTTCCCGAAGTGGAAGTGCTCATGGATCGGGGAAATCTGCACGGCACACACCTGCAAGGTCTCGCTCCAAGGAAGATTCAAGACGTTCTAGATCAAAGTCAAGATCCAGATCTGAATCTAGGTAAAAAAGGCCATTTTGAGATCTCTTCTGTTAACTCTGCTGATATGGGGTAATTGATAAACTAGTGAAGATCTGTTATATGTTGGTATTAgcaatggaggccagaagactgaaATAACCTGGGCTTCTGGAGTCAGGGTTCAGGTGTTTCCCCTATTTTTTTGCTGACCTAACCTTTTGAATTTGAGCTGCTTGTAGCACCAGCACCCACCCCTCAATGTGTTCTGGTTTAATAATACAGAGGTAAATACCCTAGATATAACCCATGAATGTTTTAAGAAACTAATTGTGATGGCCTAAATTCTTAGTGGGCATAGTAGGAAATACGGAATAAAGGGAATAGATAGCTTTGAGAGAGGTAAGGGTGTGCAGGAACCAAAGGATTGTGCCATGTCTAGTTTGCAAAAGAATTCTAAGTATTTTTAATTAACATgaagatttttccttttatattgaAGAAATGTTTTGAGGGAGTTTGTTGTGACTTTGAGTGCTTTGTAAAGTTAAAAGGCTCTTAGGGGTGGGTTTGTTGTGGGTTGTGGCCAACATTTCACTCTAggctggagagaaagagaaaagggccTTCTGTCATAGTTATTTAGTCATAACTCCAAAGACTTCTGCCTTGCAGGTCTAGATCCAGAAGAAGTTCTAGAAGGCATTATACAAGGTCACGATCACGATCTCGCTCTCATAGACGATCCCGGAGCAGGTCTTACAGCCGAGACTATCGCAGacgccacagccacagccattcTCCCATGTCTACTCGAAGGCGTCATGTTGGGAACCGGGTAAGATTTCTGAAGTGCTACGCTGAGGTGCAGCTCCCAGTCTCTTAAGACTCTTTTGGAGCATTGAACCAGCTGATCTTTGTTTTGACAGTGGAGCTTTAACAGCTGAGTGTCTGCATTGGGGTGTACTTTCCCTAGTAAGTCAGATTATAAAACTGCTGGAACCTTTTGACACTCATTTGGCTGGAATATAATCTGGGGGTttaatttgttatattttatggTGGGTTTCATCTATGATCACTTAATATACAGTATAATTCCCCTTTCTGACTTCAGCTGCTAGACAttcagaaggaagggaaaagcatATGAATTAATTTATGAAGCTTCATCCTTATTTCTTGCTCCATTTTAAGAGGAGGGTTCACAGTGTTAATGTTATTCTCATGTCCTGAAATTCAAGAGTTAACCAGGTTGGCCTCTAAAGATCTACTTGACTTCTTGCTCAGTGCTGGAATAAAAGTGTTTATAACTGTACCCAGCTCAACCAAGTTTTATTTTTActcatctttattttatatgtgtacaaCTGGGGGTGTGTGTATTGTACATATTGAAGTCAGAACAAGCTTGAATGGGTTGGTTTGTCAGGCTTAGAAGGTTCAAAGCAAGGGCTTTTATTCATTGAGCTGTGATTTCATTGATGGGAATTGAGTTGTGCGGTGGCTTACTGTTGATTCAAGATTGTGTAGTGAGTTTTGGCCAACCTGAGTTGTGTGAGTCCCTGACTGAACAAAATGGTCTTTAaaagccaccccccccccaatcccccATCCCTTGGTTTGGGATTGTGCTGTTCTGATTTCCGTCTGCTTATTGTAATTTTTTCTTAGAATAAATACTCAGCTGAACTTCAAACCCCAAAAGCAGATTGTTAGGTTTAATAACCCTCCCTGTTTTAAGGTTGAATTTAGTTCTCTTGTGGGATTTCCTCCCCTTTTTTGTGGTTATTGCACACACAATGTTTTGTAAGATACAATGGTGCTTGATCTAATCATTTATCATTTTCCTATACTAGTTAGACTTATGTTAAATTTTCACAGGTTAAAAAATCTCGCATTTCTGTTTTCTAGGCAAATCCTGACCCCAACTGTTGTCTTGGAGTGTTTGGATTGAGCTTGTACACCACAGAAAGAGATCTAAGAGAAGTGTTCTCTAAGTATGGCCCCATTGCTGATGTGTCTATTGTGTATGACCAGCAGTCTAGACGGTCAAGAGGATttgcctttgtatattttgaaaatgtaGATGATGCCAAGGAAGTAAGTAAATTCTTTgcactttattttaaaacaccAATCCTGTTAACTTCTGATAACCAAGTGATTGACAAAGCAATTTCTATTTTATAGTATATAAATTAAGATTTAAGGCACACAACTGTAGATTTGAGTCAGAAGCTAAGCTTCATTAAGGGTCTGGCTCTAACCTGCTAATGTATTTGACTTGCTGTTTCTGTAATCCTGTGTTGGTACATAAGCCATGAAGTATCATGGCTTGgtttttttccctccccttctgtttTAAAGGTACTTGTTAGCAAATAAGTGAATTCATCATTTGAATTTCTTGCCTGACTCAATAGAAAGTGAGATTGTGATTACCTGTTTAGAAATGTGCTACTTTACATTttagaccctaaatttatatgtCCATGAGTATCTCTTTGCATTGTGTATGCAGTGTCTCTGGAAGCCATCAGAGGGTATTGGGGCTCCTGGAAGTGGAGCTACAGACCGTAGCATGCCTCTGTGGGGATTGAATTCCacgtcctctggaaaagcagccaacaGTGAACTGCAGAGCCGTCTCTCTAGTCCATGCTCATTTTAGTGTAAAGAGAAATAGCTAATAACGAGTCTGTCATTTATTGTCGAAACCAAGAAATAAGCTTTTGATACAATTTGAAAAGCCAATCAAGCCTTTTTTATTGAGGCTTTTGGTTTCCATAGCAGGCATTTTGAATGATAAAATGTCAGtgacaatttttcttctatttcccaACAGCTGAGTGTGAAGTGGGGGAACGTTTGGGCTCTGGGGCTTCATAGATGTCAGTGTGCTTCATGTGTGTATAGTTTCAGCACTTAGGATGTCACAGACAGGTTAGTCATGCTAAGGCCGTCTAAATCTGTAGTTAGGTAAACACTTTGTAAACTCATTATAAATTGTGGGTGGGGTTGGTCCCCTGGCCAAAAATAGCTATAAGATAATTAGATACATTGTCCAGGATGTGTGTAACTTTTTTATCTTTTGAAGGCTAAAGAACGTGCCAATGGAATGGAGCTTGATGGACGTCGGATTAGGGTCGATTTCTCTATAACAAAAAGGCCCCATACCCCAACACCAGGAATTTATATGGGGAGACCCAC belongs to Rattus norvegicus strain BN/NHsdMcwi chromosome 11, GRCr8, whole genome shotgun sequence and includes:
- the Tra2b gene encoding transformer-2 protein homolog beta isoform X2, with the protein product MSTRRRHVGNRANPDPNCCLGVFGLSLYTTERDLREVFSKYGPIADVSIVYDQQSRRSRGFAFVYFENVDDAKEAKERANGMELDGRRIRVDFSITKRPHTPTPGIYMGRPTYGSSRRRDYYDRGYDRGYDDRDYYSRSYRGGGGGGGGWRAAQDRDQIYRRRSPSPYYSRGGYRSRSRSRSYSPRRY
- the Tra2b gene encoding transformer-2 protein homolog beta isoform X1; this encodes MSDSGEQNYGERESRSASRSGSAHGSGKSARHTPARSRSKEDSRRSRSKSRSRSESRSRSRRSSRRHYTRSRSRSRSHRRSRSRSYSRDYRRRHSHSHSPMSTRRRHVGNRANPDPNCCLGVFGLSLYTTERDLREVFSKYGPIADVSIVYDQQSRRSRGFAFVYFENVDDAKEAKERANGMELDGRRIRVDFSITKRPHTPTPGIYMGRPTYGSSRRRDYYDRGYDRGYDDRDYYSRSYRGGGGGGGGWRAAQDRDQIYRRSPSPYYSRGGYRSRSRSRSYSPRRY
- the Tra2b gene encoding transformer-2 protein homolog beta, yielding MSDSGEQNYGERESRSASRSGSAHGSGKSARHTPARSRSKEDSRRSRSKSRSRSESRSRSRRSSRRHYTRSRSRSRSHRRSRSRSYSRDYRRRHSHSHSPMSTRRRHVGNRANPDPNCCLGVFGLSLYTTERDLREVFSKYGPIADVSIVYDQQSRRSRGFAFVYFENVDDAKEAKERANGMELDGRRIRVDFSITKRPHTPTPGIYMGRPTYGSSRRRDYYDRGYDRGYDDRDYYSRSYRGGGGGGGGWRAAQDRDQIYRRRSPSPYYSRGGYRSRSRSRSYSPRRY